The following are from one region of the Paenibacillus sp. KS-LC4 genome:
- the prmA gene encoding 50S ribosomal protein L11 methyltransferase yields the protein MKWHELTISTTEQAIEMISNFLHERDADGVSIEESGTLNKERDTSLGQWYETPLNDIPEGQAVIKGYFAEGTDIDALKAELVAPIEQLREFGIDPGDYEITSQMVDEEDWATAWKQYFKPLKVSETLTIKPTWEEYEAGPNEKIIELDPGMAFGTGTHPTTSLCLQTLESVIKGGEEIIDVGTGSGILAIGACRLGASRVLALDLDPVAVSSATENVRLNGLEQQVEIKLSDLLGVLGGKGARGAVGSNETTAVSVPVDLVVANILAEIIMLFIDEVYEALKPGGLYISSGIYKNKEELVQQGLVKAGFIVEETRRNEDWIVFVARKPQVTE from the coding sequence ATGAAATGGCATGAACTTACAATCTCGACGACGGAGCAAGCGATTGAGATGATTTCTAATTTTTTGCATGAGCGGGATGCGGACGGGGTTTCCATTGAAGAGTCCGGCACGCTGAACAAAGAACGGGACACGTCCCTCGGTCAGTGGTATGAGACACCGCTGAATGATATTCCGGAAGGACAGGCCGTTATTAAGGGGTATTTTGCAGAAGGAACAGATATTGACGCTTTGAAGGCTGAGCTTGTAGCACCGATTGAGCAACTGCGCGAATTCGGCATTGATCCAGGCGATTATGAAATAACGTCGCAAATGGTAGATGAAGAGGATTGGGCGACGGCCTGGAAGCAATATTTTAAGCCGCTTAAAGTATCGGAAACTCTAACGATTAAACCGACCTGGGAAGAGTACGAAGCTGGGCCAAATGAGAAAATCATTGAGCTTGATCCAGGCATGGCATTTGGAACAGGAACTCATCCGACGACCTCACTCTGCTTGCAGACACTGGAATCTGTCATTAAGGGCGGCGAGGAAATCATTGATGTGGGCACAGGCTCAGGCATTTTAGCAATTGGTGCTTGCAGACTAGGAGCAAGCCGTGTGCTTGCGCTTGATCTTGACCCTGTGGCTGTGTCGAGTGCAACGGAAAATGTTCGCTTGAACGGCCTTGAGCAGCAAGTGGAAATTAAGCTTAGCGACCTGCTTGGCGTTTTAGGCGGCAAAGGGGCGCGCGGCGCTGTAGGCTCTAACGAAACCACGGCCGTTTCGGTGCCCGTCGATCTGGTCGTTGCGAATATTTTAGCAGAAATTATTATGCTGTTTATTGATGAGGTTTATGAAGCATTGAAACCGGGCGGGCTATATATTTCCTCCGGCATTTATAAAAACAAGGAAGAGCTTGTCCAGCAAGGGCTTGTAAAGGCCGGCTTTATCGTGGAGGAAACACGCCGCAATGAAGATTGGATTGTGTTCGTAGCACGCAAGCCACAGGTAACGGAATGA
- the dnaJ gene encoding molecular chaperone DnaJ, whose translation MSKRDYYEVLGLGKDASADDIKKSYRQLARKYHPDVNKAADAETQFKEVKEAYDVLSDDGKRSTYDRYGHVDPNQGMGGGAGGFDGGGFGDIFDMFFGGGGGRRDPNAPQRGSDLQYTMTIDFKEAVFGKETEITIPRTENCDTCSGSGAKPGTKPDTCSVCSGTGQQEVVQNTPFGRMVNRRACSNCSGTGRVIKDKCGTCHGAGKVKKQRKITVKIPAGVDEGAQIRLSGEGEAGQRGGPAGDLYIVIRVRAHEFFERENDDIYCEVPLSFVQAALGDEIEIPTLTEKIKLKIPAGTQTGTYFRLKGKGVPKLRGYGQGDQHVKVTVVTPQKLTDEQKELLRQFGGVSGSAPAETAENHESIFERMKKAFRGE comes from the coding sequence TTGTCAAAAAGAGATTATTATGAGGTTTTGGGTTTAGGCAAGGATGCTTCAGCGGATGACATTAAGAAATCGTACCGTCAGCTTGCGCGAAAGTATCATCCCGACGTCAACAAGGCAGCTGATGCCGAAACGCAGTTTAAGGAAGTTAAGGAAGCTTACGACGTGCTGAGTGACGATGGCAAACGCTCAACCTACGACCGATACGGGCATGTTGACCCGAATCAGGGCATGGGCGGCGGAGCTGGCGGTTTTGACGGCGGCGGCTTTGGCGATATTTTTGATATGTTCTTTGGTGGCGGCGGTGGCCGTCGTGACCCGAACGCGCCGCAGCGCGGCAGCGATTTGCAATATACGATGACGATTGATTTCAAGGAAGCGGTATTCGGCAAGGAAACGGAAATTACGATTCCGCGTACCGAGAATTGTGATACCTGTAGCGGCTCTGGAGCGAAACCAGGAACGAAGCCGGATACTTGCTCCGTATGTAGCGGTACTGGTCAGCAGGAGGTTGTACAAAATACGCCGTTCGGCCGAATGGTCAACCGTCGTGCTTGCTCTAACTGTAGCGGAACGGGCCGCGTAATCAAAGATAAATGCGGAACTTGTCATGGCGCAGGCAAAGTGAAAAAACAGCGTAAAATTACTGTTAAAATCCCAGCTGGCGTTGATGAAGGGGCACAAATCCGTTTGTCCGGCGAAGGTGAGGCTGGTCAACGCGGCGGTCCTGCGGGCGATTTGTATATCGTTATTCGCGTAAGAGCACATGAGTTTTTCGAACGTGAAAACGACGATATTTATTGCGAGGTTCCTCTTTCCTTCGTTCAGGCAGCGCTTGGTGATGAAATCGAAATTCCGACGCTGACGGAGAAAATCAAGTTGAAAATTCCTGCCGGCACCCAGACGGGCACGTATTTCCGCCTGAAGGGCAAAGGCGTTCCAAAGCTGCGCGGATATGGACAGGGCGACCAGCATGTTAAAGTAACGGTCGTTACGCCGCAGAAGCTGACGGATGAACAGAAAGAATTGCTTCGCCAGTTTGGCGGCGTTTCAGGCTCCGCTCCGGCAGAAACAGCAGAAAATCACGAGTCGATTTTTGAACGGATGAAAAAGGCGTTCCGCGGCGAATAA
- a CDS encoding RsmE family RNA methyltransferase gives MQRYFIAKEQFAGEEVRLLGEDAFHAVRVMRMKAGDTFIASDGEQRVVLASVREAAATEVVADIAEELPQISEPSWLVTIAQSLPKGDKMELVIQKCTEIGAYSFVPFQSERMIVQYDGKKEAKRLERWSKIAKEAAEQSHRCRVPAVEPVQSWRELVNSIAAYDLVLFCYEREGDAAEGVGIRQALTSWRSIEGNDTSAPSVLLMVGPEGGFTEREADEAEAAGAIIVGLGKRILRTETAGIVGLTCLLYEAGEMGGV, from the coding sequence ATGCAGCGGTATTTTATAGCAAAAGAGCAGTTTGCAGGTGAAGAGGTCCGCTTGCTTGGCGAGGATGCTTTCCACGCTGTGCGCGTCATGCGGATGAAGGCAGGCGATACGTTTATAGCAAGTGACGGCGAGCAGCGGGTCGTGCTTGCTTCAGTGCGGGAAGCGGCGGCCACCGAAGTTGTGGCGGATATTGCAGAGGAGCTTCCCCAAATTAGCGAGCCAAGCTGGCTCGTTACGATTGCCCAAAGCTTGCCCAAGGGCGACAAGATGGAGCTGGTCATCCAGAAGTGCACCGAAATTGGCGCCTATTCGTTTGTCCCGTTCCAGTCGGAGCGCATGATTGTGCAATATGACGGCAAGAAGGAAGCCAAGCGTCTAGAGCGCTGGAGCAAAATCGCCAAGGAAGCGGCGGAGCAGTCGCATCGTTGCCGCGTACCTGCTGTAGAGCCGGTACAAAGCTGGCGCGAGCTGGTCAATTCGATTGCTGCCTATGATTTAGTTTTGTTTTGTTATGAACGAGAAGGCGATGCAGCGGAAGGCGTGGGCATTAGGCAGGCGCTGACTAGCTGGCGCTCTATCGAGGGAAACGATACGTCCGCTCCGAGCGTATTGCTTATGGTAGGGCCGGAGGGCGGCTTTACCGAGCGTGAAGCAGATGAGGCAGAAGCAGCAGGAGCCATTATTGTCGGACTCGGCAAAAGGATATTGCGGACTGAAACCGCAGGTATCGTCGGATTGACATGCTTGCTGTATGAAGCCGGAGAAATGGGAGGAGTATAA
- a CDS encoding site-2 protease family protein produces the protein MSMEGWFAYPTAELPFAVLVLIIAFTVHEFAHAYTAYKFGDNTAYDAGRVTLNPRVHLDVLGMILILLAGFGWAKPVPVNQNRFKHPRLMGVIVTAAGPLSNFVLGLLGIILYYVSIKTGLYHMGSIGVQDALQVFFSYFISLNFLLFIFNLIPLPPLDGYRIIQNLVPLKVGYKMEQNMQWGIIIFLLLLFIPPLRAVTISPILNFSQKLAADFMSLIGGLFI, from the coding sequence ATGAGTATGGAAGGTTGGTTTGCTTATCCGACAGCTGAATTGCCGTTTGCTGTGCTTGTGCTTATTATTGCCTTCACCGTGCACGAGTTTGCGCATGCCTACACAGCCTACAAGTTCGGTGACAATACAGCTTATGATGCAGGCAGGGTAACGCTGAATCCGCGCGTTCATTTGGATGTGCTGGGGATGATTTTAATTTTGCTTGCAGGCTTTGGCTGGGCCAAGCCTGTACCGGTAAACCAGAATCGTTTTAAGCATCCACGCTTAATGGGCGTTATTGTGACAGCGGCAGGTCCGCTTAGCAACTTTGTGCTCGGGCTGCTTGGCATCATTCTTTATTATGTCAGCATTAAGACAGGACTGTACCATATGGGCTCCATTGGCGTACAGGATGCTCTGCAAGTATTTTTCTCTTATTTCATATCGCTTAACTTTTTACTGTTTATTTTCAATTTGATTCCATTGCCGCCGCTTGACGGCTACCGGATCATTCAAAATCTTGTACCGCTTAAAGTCGGCTATAAAATGGAGCAAAACATGCAATGGGGCATTATTATTTTCCTGCTGCTGTTGTTTATTCCACCGCTTCGCGCGGTGACCATTAGCCCGATTCTTAATTTTTCGCAGAAATTGGCAGCCGATTTTATGAGCTTGATCGGCGGATTGTTTATTTAA
- the mtaB gene encoding tRNA (N(6)-L-threonylcarbamoyladenosine(37)-C(2))-methylthiotransferase MtaB, which yields MPSVAFYTLGCKVNFYDTEAIWQLFKNEGYEQVDFEATADVYLINTCTVTNTGDKKSRQIIRRAVRRNPDAVIAVTGCYAQTSPAEIMAIPGVDLVIGTQDREKIMTFVDQIHADRQPVNAVRNIMKTREFEELDVPDFAERTRAFLKIQEGCNNFCTFCIIPWSRGLSRSRDAHSVVEQAKQLVAAGYKEIVLTGIHTGGYGDDLDNYRLSDLLWELDHIEGLERIRISSIEASQIDEAMIDVLNRSTKMCRHLHIPLQAGENSVLKRMRRKYTTEEFAAKIKRIREVMPGVAITTDVIVGFPGETNEMFEEGFRFMEELGFSEMHVFPYSKRTGTPAARMEDQVDEEIKNERVHKLIDLSERMQLAYAQKYVGAVLDIIPERDYKGAPGTGLVMGYSDNYIQVVFNGSEDLIGKLCRVKVTEAGVNECRGQLVRVLEGGASALRGSETHSFVLELDNEQGQEAAVHTNAEAMRV from the coding sequence ATGCCATCGGTTGCATTTTATACATTAGGCTGTAAAGTGAATTTTTACGACACGGAAGCGATATGGCAGCTGTTCAAAAATGAAGGCTACGAGCAGGTCGATTTCGAAGCGACCGCTGATGTTTATTTAATCAACACCTGTACGGTGACCAATACAGGCGACAAGAAGAGCCGCCAAATCATTCGCCGCGCAGTGCGCCGCAACCCGGATGCCGTTATAGCGGTAACAGGCTGCTACGCGCAGACGTCTCCAGCTGAAATTATGGCGATTCCCGGCGTCGATCTTGTTATCGGTACGCAGGACCGCGAGAAAATCATGACTTTTGTCGATCAAATTCATGCGGACCGCCAGCCAGTCAATGCTGTTCGCAACATTATGAAGACGCGCGAATTTGAAGAGCTGGATGTACCGGATTTTGCCGAGCGTACGCGGGCATTTCTGAAAATTCAGGAGGGCTGCAACAACTTCTGTACCTTCTGTATCATTCCGTGGTCGCGCGGCTTGTCCCGCAGCCGGGATGCACATAGCGTTGTTGAGCAGGCAAAGCAGTTGGTTGCGGCAGGCTACAAGGAAATCGTGCTTACAGGCATTCACACTGGCGGCTATGGCGATGATTTGGATAACTATCGCCTGAGCGATCTGCTGTGGGAGCTGGATCATATCGAAGGGCTGGAGCGTATCCGTATCAGCTCGATTGAAGCAAGCCAGATTGATGAGGCGATGATTGATGTACTGAATCGTTCAACGAAAATGTGCCGTCATCTCCATATTCCATTGCAGGCCGGCGAAAACTCCGTGCTGAAGCGGATGCGCCGCAAATATACGACAGAGGAATTCGCGGCGAAAATCAAGCGTATCCGTGAGGTTATGCCGGGTGTTGCCATTACAACGGACGTTATCGTTGGATTCCCTGGTGAAACGAATGAAATGTTCGAGGAAGGCTTCCGCTTTATGGAGGAGCTGGGCTTCTCGGAAATGCACGTGTTCCCTTACTCCAAACGTACGGGTACACCGGCAGCGCGTATGGAAGATCAAGTTGATGAAGAAATTAAAAATGAACGCGTCCACAAGCTGATCGACTTGTCCGAGCGCATGCAGCTTGCTTACGCACAGAAGTATGTAGGCGCTGTGCTTGATATTATTCCAGAGCGCGACTACAAGGGGGCACCAGGAACGGGGCTTGTTATGGGGTATTCCGACAATTATATTCAAGTTGTATTCAACGGCTCCGAGGATTTAATCGGCAAGCTGTGCCGCGTTAAAGTAACCGAAGCTGGCGTGAATGAATGCCGTGGTCAGCTCGTGCGAGTGCTGGAAGGCGGTGCTTCGGCACTTCGCGGCTCTGAGACGCATAGCTTTGTGTTGGAGCTGGATAATGAGCAGGGTCAGGAAGCTGCTGTTCATACAAATGCAGAAGCAATGAGAGTATAA